The Teredinibacter sp. KSP-S5-2 genomic interval GCTTGTATAACCGCTTCGCACAATCCTGCAGATTACAACGGTATTAAATTCTTTACTGAAGGAGGTCGTGATGCCACTGAAACCATGACCGATACCGTGGAAGAATATATTTCCAAGCTTTCAGTTAGCGATGTGTTAAGAAAGGAATATGAAGACGCTATTGCCGATGGCAGTATCGAAATTATTCGTCCAATTAACCAGTTCGTTGATTCTGTTATTGGCGCAATTGATGTTGAATCAATTAAGAAGGCCAATCTACGAGTCTTGCTTGACCCAATGTTCGGTGTAGCAAAAACATCGCTGCAGACCGTATTGATTTCAGCGCGCTGTGACGTTGACGTAATCAATGACCGTCACGATACAACGTTTGGTGGTCGTTTGCCTTCACCCAGTGCGCACACGCTCTACAATTTGAGTCACTTGGTACCTGAGCGTGGTTACGATATCGGTATCGGTACCGATGGTGACGCAGACCGTTTGGGAATTATTGACGAGCAAGGTCGCTTTGTTCATCCAAATGAAATCCTGGTGTTGTTGTATTACTACTTGCTTCGTTACAAAGGACAAAAAGGCAGTGTTGTGCGTAACATCGCCACCACACATTTGTTAGATAAAATTGCAGAAGACCACGGCGAAAAATGTATTGAAGTCCCTGTTGGCTTTAAACATATTTCTGCCGGTATGGATGAGAATGATTCACTTATCGGTGGTGAAAGCTCTGGTGGTCTAACCATTCGCGGTCATATTAAAGGGAAAGACGGTATTTTTGCCGGTTCTCTTCTGGTTGAGTTAATTTCCGTTACTGGCAAAAAACTCAGCGAAATA includes:
- a CDS encoding phosphoglucomutase/phosphomannomutase family protein — encoded protein: MIKFGTGGWRAFIGEEFTAENVRLVSQAIANLMKEKNVADSPFVIGYDRRFLSDKAARWMAEVLAGNGIKVELINKAVPTPIVMFCVKDQKLPYGACITASHNPADYNGIKFFTEGGRDATETMTDTVEEYISKLSVSDVLRKEYEDAIADGSIEIIRPINQFVDSVIGAIDVESIKKANLRVLLDPMFGVAKTSLQTVLISARCDVDVINDRHDTTFGGRLPSPSAHTLYNLSHLVPERGYDIGIGTDGDADRLGIIDEQGRFVHPNEILVLLYYYLLRYKGQKGSVVRNIATTHLLDKIAEDHGEKCIEVPVGFKHISAGMDENDSLIGGESSGGLTIRGHIKGKDGIFAGSLLVELISVTGKKLSEILDEIYGKYGTFVTAEGDCTYKANQRESLWNMIYEEKKLPEFNKEIDKVSYADGAKVYFKDGSWVIARFSGTEPLLRIFAEASTLDEANALVQKVKDFLSL